ACCAGGCCGGACGCAGGCACGGACCCCGCAGGTGTGCGCGACCCCACGTCCGCGTCGGGCAGGATGTCTGCCATGCCCACCTTCGCCGTCCGGTACACGTACGACGAGCGCACCGACGCTCGTGACCACTTCCGCCCGGAGCACCGCGCGTACCTCGCGGGCCTCGCCGACGCGGGCGCGCTCAAGGGCTCCGGCCCGTGGACCGACGGTGCGCCCGGCGCGCTCCTCGTCCTCGTCGCTGACGACGAGGACCGCGTGCGCGCGATGCTCGCGGACGACCCGTTCCAGCGCGAGGGGCTCGTCGCGGCCACCGAGGTGCGCGGCTGGGACGTCGTCCTCGGCCCCTGGGCCTCCTGACCCTCGCAGGTCAGGAGGACGTGAGCGCCGCCCGGGCGTCGCGCGCGGACTTCATGAGGCTCACGGCCGCCGTCGTCCCGAGGATCACGACGATCGCGACGAGCGACAGCCAGATCGGGATCTCGGGCGCCCACGACACGGGCTCTCCGCCGTTGATGAACGGCACCTCGTTCTCGTGCAGCGCCTCGAGCACGAGCTTGACGCCGATGAAGCCGAGCAGCACCGCGAGCCCGTAGCTCAGGTACACCAGCCGCGCGAGCAGGTCGCCCAGCAGGAAGTACAGCTGCCGCAGACCCATGAGCGCGAACAGGTTCG
The sequence above is a segment of the Cellulomonas palmilytica genome. Coding sequences within it:
- a CDS encoding YciI family protein, with the protein product MPTFAVRYTYDERTDARDHFRPEHRAYLAGLADAGALKGSGPWTDGAPGALLVLVADDEDRVRAMLADDPFQREGLVAATEVRGWDVVLGPWAS